Part of the Carassius auratus strain Wakin chromosome 8, ASM336829v1, whole genome shotgun sequence genome is shown below.
CCAGGAAGACAGATTAAGGTGGAGAAATATCCTCTGAGACTTTATCCTCTCTGCACTGATCCAACTCTACAGAACCAGATCTCTTTAGTGATcagatttttctttgaaagagCAGTTCATACATGAAAGATTCAATCAAACCTTTTGAAACtattatgctttatttatttgtatttcaaacaGCCTTACTAAATATTGTCTAAAATGATACAAGTTCAATTCAATCATGATTTAACTGGATTAGTCTGTAAGGATGTGACTGATTTGTAAGCTGATCTGCTTAAGACATCTAATACACTGCTGTTTGAGGTTCGTTggattgtatttttaaatgtctgctatttcacatttatttgatcacaaatatagtacaaacaacaatacactaaaatattattacaacaacTTAAATTGTCAGTTTTCTgttgtaattatttattcatttaatattcctgtcatggcaaagctgaattttcagcagtcattatttcAGTCTaccgtgtcacatgatcctccagaaatcgttctaatatacTAATTTGgtgttaaagaaacatttattttttattttctacattttttaaaaagcagttgcttaatatttttgtggaaagcatgacacattctttttaaattctatttaaaatacataagtCACCACTGttgattttgatcaatttaatgcatccttgataaataaataaaaaaagactaaagtttcaaaacCTTTTCCCAAAGCTTCAATCAACTGGTTCACTTATCTGCAGATTTAAgctacaattaattcagaataaaGTCAGAAGACCATTATAGAACTAAAAAGGACTCAAACTAAGAGTTCATCAATATCTCATCAATATGAATGTGCCATCCCAATAGACTTTAAAATGGCAGTAACAATACATGCATCAGCATAACAAGACATATCAGCAGGAATGAGATGAGGATGAGGTCTGGAATGGTCGGGAATTTATGAAAAACAAATCAGAGACAATCCACAGTAGTCTCAGACTTTGTAAAGTCAGATGTGGATAGAAACAGTTAGTCCAGATATTGACTTGAGTTCCAGCACTTTCCAGAAGGTTCATCACTCCACAGACTGGACACATGTGATTCCCAAACAGTAGGGGGGACTTTAGTATTTAAATTCCACCATAAAAAAGGTCACATTACTACTTTTGTTATACATCCCAACATGACTGCTCAAAGAACAATGAAGACAACTTCAGCTGCCTTAGTGAAAAGCTACCTGGCGAGACAATAACAGCCTCTAATCATGACAATGATTAATGATTTCCAATATAAAAGGAGTTAAAAGGAACACATTTATAGTTTGTTACCAATAAAGAGGTAGTTAAACTTTACTGATGGGGCTGTGAATGTacttttgaccaaaaaaaaaaaaaaaaaattaggaaacACTGATCTAGAAGTCTGCTTTCACAAGAAAGCAGAAGTGACAGATGCTTCTGGGGGCTTTTGGTTCTCAAGTCATGAAAGGCATTAGAAAAATGAGAGATGATGTAAACAAATACACACGAATGGATATTCACATGCAGTTCATTAAACGTTAATGGGGGTGAGAGGCATGAGGACACAATCAAGATCAGGCCACGCTACCTGCACGTGACACGGCTGTCTTTGACAACTGCAGCAGAAGCACTTCCTGTCGAAGTGAGCCTGCTCACAGTGAACAGGAGGAAGAGACAGATTAAATCAGGTCTTGTATCAGATCAATCTGACACTTCAAACATTTAACTGTAGAACAAGGCGAAATGTTACTCATGCACTCTGGACAAGTTGTATCAAATGACTCTTTCAAAAATGCAACCCTGCTAAGAAGACTGGAGTCACGTGccaatttgggttgatttgggcgGGGTCTGAGCCAGTAGGAGGCGCTATCGGTTGTCAAGGGCAActccttcagaacttcacagaggcgcggcTAAACATTCCAGGGCTCtttaatttttgcgcatttattattTCGGTGGGACAGAAACGTATCTatgaatatgaaaaaagaaaaggaagtaaagcaaagcaatgcaaaaagataAGGCGAAAGAAAAGGGACCTtgcaggaacaagctcacaccaagcgcaaaacagcggtgtttggagaagctctcaggcatccaaaatatcgacccatacgagcccCCTGCAGCGGAATGGCACAGAGACCTAGACCATTTACCTGCATGCACActtatggacattgtgaattctcttgtttttggtgtaagttacaacacaatgcaggagtttaaaagccacaagtctttggaaagttacgaggctttctgctgtggctgggtgcAGGACTTGGCCATCTACAAGCCTCCAGGTGGTGTAAACAGCATTGTACTGGCCAAGGTATGTTTCTTCACATGCGTTATAGTGTGttgtaattacattacatttagcagacactttttgtACCAAATGACAAAGTCTCTTCGCCAGGTCAGAGACTTGCTCTCCCTGATGCGGTGTCCATTTTGTTAAcctaaaaaactgtattccattgttcctatgttttccattggtatcgtgtgaggtactggagcagtttttaacgcagcagtgaCTTCAAGACATGGTAAAAAAGTGTGGAAATGCGAGAACCTCGTATACTACCGAGTTAACAACACACGTAAACAATCATGTTTTGCCAGCGAATCCAACATGGCGGAGAGGGTGAAGATCCCGCGAGATACCATGATatcgaggggaggggctctgtACATGACTACAACTCCTCACTTTCAATGTCCACCAGCGCAGCTGTGAAACCACCTGAAACCAGTTACGACCAGCAAACCATTGTATTGATATTAACAAGTTCACAAgttcataaagaaaataattcagaGAATTAACTCTTCAGCACTCACCACAGTCAGTCATAGCACAAAAGAGACCAGTTTTTGACACCTGCATTTACCGGGGGAGTATCATCAAGCCCTAGATCAGGTTTATCTGGCGGTACACATGCAAGAGGAATGTGTGTTGACGCTGCATGTGTgagaaacttttttcttttttaaatgaaaatccaGTCTTCGTATTGAAACAatcaaaaccttttttatttttattagctcCACCAACCATTGCTCTTAAAACTTCATGCAAATCAAAAGAAAATGGGGGCCTAGGGCTTCcagattttcatttatattactgGGCAGCACAAACAAAAAGTATCATAAGGTGGGTACACTCTCGAGACAATGCAAAATGGACTGATATCGAGAAACAAGCCATTTACCCATTGTCATTAACATCATTGccctatattaataatataaaacagataAATGGCTGTGTAAAAACATTTGTgatttataatataatgaaagtcaGGAAATCAAAAAAATTATGCAGTTTGCATTCAAAAATCTCTATTTTGGCACCTTTGTCCTTTACCCTAGGTCTACCATCTTCTATAGGGAACACATTTATAAAGTGGAAAGATCAAGATATCGTCTCTTTTAAGCAAGTTCTTAAAGAGGGCAACcttaaatattttacagaattATAAAGTGAATTTGATAGACAAAGATTTTTACAAGTACTTGCAACTTAGACATTTGATAAATTATCTCCTTGTAAAGGGTCATATCTCACTGAAGTCAGTACTGAAGGGAAAAATGTCAGAGATATATGCAATTTTAAGAGATCAAGCTGCATCATCATTAACTTCATTAAAAAGCGTATGGCAAAAAGATCTGGGTTGTAATTTTGATGACGAGCAGTGGGATAttatatacaaacatttatttttttcattctctagtaacaaaataattgaacaaaattacaaatttataCAAAGAATATATTTGACCACAATTCGtcttgtatatattttgaaatatatcaaaAGATATATTTCTGGTGCATCCCCTTTGTGCAATAAATGCAAAACACACAGGGGCACCATCATGCATATTTTTTGgaactgtgaaaaattaaattagttttggGATTCTGTACATGAGTTCTCTGTGATGACCCTGGGGAAAACATATCACAAGACTCCTTTAACATATCTTTTTGGGGTGGACTTAAATGAAACATTATACTCTGTATTTATAAAAAGGATAGGTCTAATTTCTAAGAAATGTACATTACTGAATTCGAAAAAAGAACAACCACctacatttgaattatttaaacatattataaTCGACACACTACACATGGAACATTTGACATACAGCTTAAAAAACAAAATCCACATCTTTTTAGAGACctggaatattttattttattcatcatcAATGCTTTGACTCACAATATAATTGTTTACCCAATATCAACACAAATTTTTCGATTTCATGTGCTATcactttgtttcatttttaatttgctAATACAAACTGGACCTGTTGATGTATGTACTACATTTGTATACTCTGATACTGTTTTATGTGCaaaaattgtattgttttgtttatgttgtaaactgataaaaaataataataataataaaaactttttcttttttaaaagttaatCCAGTCTTTGAATTGAGACAAATAGTTGAAAGTTCAATAAATAACTTAACTAATCTTACTGCTCGGTTTTCGCGACTCCGTGCTAAATATACACGAGCTTCACCTGTTATGCTGCAGACTGAATAACCTGACAGTCAATCATTTTGCAGACTGTAACTGGAAGAAAAGGCAAAACTATTGCTTGGCGATATTTTGTCGTGTGGCCATGTTTATATAGTGTGTGACAGCAGGAAGCATTAAACTCACCCTTACCGGAGCTGTTCCCGCCGCGTTTCCCCTTTTTATTTCGTGGCATTATGACAGCCGCTCCAAAACAAGCCCAAAAGAAACAGATTATATAGAACAATAAGCTGTAGACGGTCAACAATTTATCAGCCAAGAAATCCTCTCCAGAGAATCAAAATTATGCGATCTGTGCCGTTTGGCTCAACGCTTTAGGCTCTACCAATGAAAGATGCGCCTGGCACCaaaattaaaatacttcaaatTCAGTCTtggttttagtatttattatCTATGGTTGTCCCCAGGTAACCGATATCTAATGCCAGGTTGTGAtggtaaatgtattttgaaatgtttgggaCGGAGTATCGTGCACGTTGCTTCTCCAGGTTCCACCATCTTCCCATCGGTGACGGCTTGCACACCCGACATGCTCCTCCTCTACGGCTCACACCGCAGCAGAgaattgtgggtaatgtagttcgcTGTATGATTCCGTCTGAGGGCCTTTGTGAGAGAAGTAAAATTGAGAACTACAACTCCCACAATGATCAGCAATTCAGAAATGTTTGGATTGCAGACTGCAAACAAAAGTTACAGCtttataaactttctgtatttaaaCACTATGGATGCTAAACAGAACTGTAATTATACCGCGACTTTTATGGTTTTATGTTGCTAGTATTTCTCATTGAGCGAGACGGTGTGATACACGTGGTCGTCAGGTTTATCAACACCGGTCATAAAACCCATTCACTCTTTAACATGTTAATTATTCACTATAACAAtacttattttactatttatCAACTAATTACTACTCACCATAAAACGTTACACGCAAACTGTAACGCTTATTAAAAATAGAGAAATTAACTCTCTGCAAATATAATCAAAATCTAAGACGTTATATTTGGCTTAAAGACTATTTAAAATTATAGCCCACAGTACAAACGAAAACCATACCAAATTGTTGACTGCTAATGTAAAAGAGTATATACGTTAAACGTCTAATTTTGGGAAACAACCAATCAaataaaagttgataaaaatttatatagaataaattttattatttaatcacatcccaaaaataaacataaatggaaATGTTCTTTTGGACAGAAAGACTTCACAGTGATTTGGTCTAAAGTTAATGACATTAGTAATACTACACCATGACAATCTGCTCCAGAGAAATTAAGCACTTTTCTAATATAGTTTTTATCATTCAGATTAgctttgttaattattttatcatcGTACATCATGAAGTTATGGCACTGAAACATCGGCATAAAATGAACCAGATATATGGCAAACTTATTAAAGGAATCCTAGTCAGTAATCTTTAGAGCAGATGTCACCTTCCCACACCCAAACTAACTTTTTAAGTGCTCTATgttagacatacacacacacagagagaaacagcAAGTGGTCTTTTCCCACATCGTGAAAGTCCACTTGATTTGGATTTCTAGTTAAGTGGCCAAAATGTTGTGCAATTATAACAGAATGTCCTGGAATGTAATTTAAATGGAAGTGAATTATTGTTGTGTTTAAAGTTTGCATTTGTGTTTACATTATGGAATGCTCAACATTGACATCTCTCTCAGGCTTTACATAATCTCTAATGTTGGTCTCCATTCCAGCGGGAATCAAGTGGCAGTATCCTCCACTGCTAAATAATTCGAGACAGATCTACCGCAGACCCTCTCATAAACACAGATGATTTTATGATCAGTAGATCTACTGGCCCATGTAGTACTTGGTGGGCACAAATGGCATCTTGCTGACCACTGCTGGCACTGCTTTCTTCCTCACTTCCACCTGAATTGATGTGCCCACTTTACTGAAGCCAGCTTCCACGTAGCCCATGGCAACATTTTGTTTGAGGCAGGGGGAGGGGCACCCACTGGTGACCTCACCTAAAATAAAGTGGGTGCAAGAgagtctggaatgacatgagggtgaatgatatttttttcattattctgttacacacaaatgcatttgttaCCTATAACCCTGCCGTCGGATGACAGGATTGGTGTGTGCTGTCTGACAGGTGGTCCAGTGGAGATCAGTCCCACTCTTTTTCTCTGTGTCTTTGCCTTTATTTGTGGAACAATGACATCAGCACCAGGGAAATCTCGTGCCTGTCGACGACGCTTACCttaacatacaaaaatacattagcATTCAATATACATGCATGGGAAGTGAAAATAAGTCTTGGCGCACCTATGGTCCAAACAAGACTTGCTTCCACAGGTGTGGTAGTCTCATCGATGTCATTGCCATAGAGACAAAGTCCCGCCTCCAGCCTCAGACTGTCTCTGGCACCGAGTCCAGCGAGTCTCACCTCACTATCAGCTAACAACTTTTCAGTCAGCGAGACAACATCTCCACTTGGtactgaaatctgaataaatcatatgtaaatacaGAAGcataaatgttacagacatgccaaaacacacacacacacacacttagctaTCTATATGGGGACATTAAATAGACTTCCATAGCTTTTAAATACAGACTGTTATACACTTTTTAAACTAAACTCAcccctacccctcacagaaaactttcttgcatttttacaatatatatatatattgtttactaCAAAATTTAACACCAGTTTTATAAATAAGTACGTCCCCAAATGGAGATTTGGGGGCTTAAGAAACATCTACTTTTATTATCATTGAAAATAGTatagctgtttaatatttttgtggaaaccatgatatatttgttttctttgatgaatagaaacattaaacaaacagcatttatttgaaatagaaacattaTAATGTCTTTCTTTACTCACGCTTTTGTCCAATtgagtgcatccttgctgaataacagtattcataaaaaatgttttagtataGTAACTTGTCACAAAGTCAGATGGAGATCACCCACCTCAACTCCATCCTCCCCTGTATATCCGCAACGTGTAACCCTGCAGCCCTTGATGCCAAACACAGGGGTCAAAACACTGGTCATAAAGGTCAGCTTCCTGAGGTCATCACCCACACCTTTCTGCAGAACCTGGGCCATTGATGGGCCTGCATACAACATGAATATACATATAATCAATGCCAAAATCAAATGCCCCCAAAAAAATTTACATAATGCATTTAAGTAACAAACACACACCAATGTATTCTAAAAAATATGCAGCAGGAATGTGGGCAGTATAACCACGCGAATATACCACAGACCCATGACTTACCCTGCAGAGCAATAAGGCTTTCTTCCATGAACTCTAAATCTACATCATGACCTGCTGCTTTAAACTCCTGCAGTCTGGCctacaaacatacaaacatttgAGCAAACACATGTGGaggcaaataaatatatactaattCAAATTATAAACAGACTgactgcataaaaaaataaatagattttcaaagaatggacccttttcacaagacTGTGATGATGCGTTTCAATGGTCATCAGCATCATAGATCCTCAAAagtgttttatatttagatttttttttaaagtatgtgcATTTAAACACTATACTTTTCATTACATCACCTttgcatcaaaatatattttaaaaaaaactagttaACACTAATGTGAGGGTGTTTCTAATgcagcatctttttcttccaagtataggtctctgcaggaaagtaatgggagttacccgatcagggtgtttttacaccatgatacctgattggtt
Proteins encoded:
- the amt gene encoding aminomethyltransferase, mitochondrial produces the protein MFARAFANGLCSRLPRETTRTVGLRATGRQDRQASTEVALKKTPLYDFHRAQGGKMVEFAGWSMPVQYKDSHINSHMHTRQHCSIFDVSHMLQTKVYGRDRVKFIESLIVGDIAELKDNQGTLSLFTNSKGGIMDDLIVTKTDGGYLYVVSNAGCADKDSAHMQARLQEFKAAGHDVDLEFMEESLIALQGPSMAQVLQKGVGDDLRKLTFMTSVLTPVFGIKGCRVTRCGYTGEDGVEISVPSGDVVSLTEKLLADSEVRLAGLGARDSLRLEAGLCLYGNDIDETTTPVEASLVWTIGKRRRQARDFPGADVIVPQIKAKTQRKRVGLISTGPPVRQHTPILSSDGRVIGEVTSGCPSPCLKQNVAMGYVEAGFSKVGTSIQVEVRKKAVPAVVSKMPFVPTKYYMGQ